The Acidobacteriota bacterium genome segment CTCCCGCCACGACTTCCTGGCCGTCACTTCGCCGCCCTCCTCGGCCTGGCCGAGAACTTCTGGTACAGCCTGAGGTGCTTGTTCATCAGATCGACGCTGCGCCCGTCGATGTAGACGCGCTTCACCTCGGTGCGGATCTCGAGGGGATCGCCCGTCGTCACGATCAAACTCGCGCTCTTTCCCGCCTCGATCGACCCCAGGTCCCTCTCGACTCCCAGGATCCGGGCCGGGTACAGCGTCACCGCCTTGAGCGCTTCATCCCGAGGCAGCCCGAAGGCCGCCGCCATCGCGGCGTGGTACGGGAGGTTTCGCGTGTTCGCCGCATTGAACGAGCCACCGCCCCCCGAGATGCAGAACGCGACGCCGGCGTCATGAAGCGCGCGGGCCGACGTGAAGCGGACGTCGTACGCCTCGTCGTCACGGTCGGGCACGTCGAGAAGGGGTCCCAGAATAACGGGCACGTTCGCCGCCTTGAGATCCGCGGCCACGCGCCAGGCGTCCTCGCCACCGGCGAGGATCATCCGTAGTCCTTCCTCCGACGACCACTTCAAAGCATCCTTGATCTGCCGGATCTCCCCGGCGTGGACGACGACCGGAATCGACCCGTCGAGAGCCGGAAGCATCGCCTCGAGGACCGGGTCGGCCTCATGCAGGTGTCCCGCGGCCTTCGCCAGCTTGTAGGCCCGAGCCGCGGCGAATGCCTCACGAAGTTCCTTGAGCTTCTTCTCGCGGTCCTTCTTCGCGTCGTCGCGCGACACCGGCGGGCCGAAGTCGAAGCGCGAGCGAGCGCGCCACACCGGGTACTGGATGTGGAGGGCGACCGGCGACGCCGCCGAAAGCTCCTCCCACGTCCAGCCGTCGAGGCGCGTCAGAGAGCTCGTCCCGCTGATGAGGCCGCCCGACGGCACGGTGAGGACCTGGGTGACGCCGTTCGCGCGGGTGACCGGGATCAGCTCCGAGTCGGGGAAGACCGCGAGGTCGGTCCGAACGTCGGCGTTGTTCGAGCCGGTCTCCGAGACGTCGTCGCTCCCCTTGACGGAGCCGACCTCGGTGAGGCCGACGACCGTGTCCGCGTCGATGAGCCCCGGGTAGACGTGGAGGCCGTCGAGCTTCACGATCTCGGCGCCGCCGGGGATCGCGACGCCGCTGCCGACCGCGGCGATCCGGCCGGCCTTGATCACGATCGTGCCGTTCGGGATGTCGGGGCCGATCACGGGATGAATCGTCGCGCCGGTGAGGGCGATGACGGACGTGACCCCCTCGGGCATCCGGTACGGGAGAGGCTTCGCCGCGGGGGCGGCCTTCGTCGCCGCCGCCGGCTTCGCCTCGTCGACCTTCTTCTCCTCTTTCTTCTCCTCCCTCGCGACGGCGGCGGGCTTCGGCCTGTCGGCGTTCTTCACGGCGTCGATCAGCGCCGCTCGATCCTTCTCGCGCTGATCGCGCGCCGCGACGTCGGCGGCTCGGTCGAACCTCCTGACGCCGTCCACCCACGTCTGCTCGCAGACGGTGTACGTGCTCAGAGGATGTCCGCTCCAGATCGCCACGTCGGCGTCCTTCCCGGCCTCGAGCGATCCGGTCCACCTGTCCACGTGGAGCTGCCGCGCGGGGTTGATCGTGACGAGGGCGAGGGCCTCCTCCTCGGTGAGGCCGCCGTACTTGATCGACTTCGCCGCCTCGAGGTTCAGCCTCCGCGCGAGCTCGTTCGAGTCGCTGTTGTACGAGACGAGAACTCCCCGCTTCGTCATGAGGGCGCCGTTGTAGGGGATCGCGTCCCACGCCTCCTGCTTGTAGGCCCACCAGTCGGAGAAGGTCGAGCCTCCCGCCCCGTGCGCGGCGATCTCGTCGGCGACCTTGTACCCCTCGAGGACGTGCTGGAAGGTCGCGATCCGGAAGCCGAACTCCTCGGCAAGCCGGATGAGCATCAGGATCTCGTCCTGCCGGTAGCAGTGCGCGTGGACGAGGCGCTTCCCGTCGAGGATCTCGACGAGGGCCTCATTCTGGAGATCCTTCCGCGGCGGCTCCCTGTGCTGGCGATCTTTTTCCGGGAGGGCGCTGTAGTCCGCCCACTCCTTCTTGTAGTCGCGCGCCGCGAGGAAGGCCTTGCGGATCGACGCCTCGACCCCCATGCGCGTCGCGGGGTACCGGGGCGATTCGCCGCGATCGGGCTGGAAGTTCGATCGCTTCGGGTTCTCGCCGAGGGCGAACTTCACGCCGGGAGGTGCGGCCTGGAAGATCAGGTCCGCCGCGGGAGATCCCCATCGGAGCTTGATGACGGCGTTCTGCCCGCCGATCGAGTTCGCCGATCCGTGGAGGACGTTGGCCGTCGTGAGGCCGCCGGCCAGCTCGCGGTAGACGGCCACGTCGGTGCCGTCGAGAACGTCGGCGATGCGGACCTCGGCGGTGATGTTGTTCGACCCCTCGTTGATCCCGCCGTCCACCGCGGTGTGGCTGTGCGCGTCGATGAGGCCGGGTGTGACGTGCTTCCCTGTCGCGTCCACGACGAGCGATCCCGGCGGCGCGTCGATCCTCTCGGCGATCCTCGCGATCTTCCCGTCCCTGATCAGCAGGTCGGCCCTCGCGAGGATCCCGGCCTTCGACATCGTCCAGACGGTCCCCCCCTGGATGAGGACGGTCGACGGCGGCTTCGCGGCGTCGGCCGCCATCGGAACGGGAATCGAGAGGGCCGCGAGGGCCAGCGCGAAGAGCGCGATCAGAATCCGGCGGCTCACAGGGCACCTCCGTTCGGTCCGGACGTCCGCGTTCCCTTGAGCGTGAAGGACGGTCCCGACGACGACTCCCCTTCCCCCTCGAAGCTCTCGCCGGTGATCACGACGTCGATGTGGACCATGCCGTTGCCGCGCGAGGAGGGCTGCTCGATCTTCAGCTCGTTCCCGAGAAGCGTCATCGACTGGAAGGTGACGGTCCCCTCGCGGGTCTCCGCCGTCCCCTCGTACGCCCCTTCCTTCCCGCCGATCGTCCACGTGCGGACGACCGTGACCGAGCCGAAGCTCACCGTCACCGACCAGGTCCCCCGCGGGTCGACCTTCGCGTTCGGGTCCCCCTTCAGTTTCTTCTGCTCGACGACGTACTCGACGCCGTCGATGTAGACGCGCGAGGGCTTCGTCTTCTCCCCGAAGAGCGGCCCGTCCTCCATGACGACGTCGGCCGCCTTCCCGGCCTCGATCGTCCCCATCGATCGGTCCACGCCGTAGAGCTTCGCGGGGTTCACGGTGAGGGCGGCGAGGGCCGCGTCCTCGGTCAGCCCCGCCTCGATCGCCTTTCTCAGGTGATCGGGGAACTCTGCGAGGTTCTTCATGCGGCATGTGCCGATCGCGATCGGAACGCCCGCCGCCGCGAGGCGTCCCGCGTCGGCGCGCGCCGAGACGTAGCGCCTGAGCGTCTCGTTCGTGGCGTCGAGGGCCTCGTCGGCGTCGTCGATCTCGGGCTTGTCCGGGAAGGCCATCGAGACGATGACCGGGCGCCCGAAGGCCTTGATGCCGTCGAGAACCTCGGCATCCGCCCCCGATCCCACGACCATCGCGTCGAGGTTGAACTCCTTCGCGAGGGAGAGGGCGCGCAGCACGTTCGCGGGCGTCGTCGCGTCGAAGACGACCGGGATCCTCGCCGACGCGGCGAGCGCGAGCGGCGCGTAGGCGGTCACCGTGTCGGGGCGCTTCATCCCCTTCGGGTCGGCGTCGTAGCGCGCCTGCCAGACGTCGTGGCGCTTCGCGTCCTCGAGCCCCTGGCGGATGACGGCGATGACCCCCATCAGCGATCCCGGGTAGCCCCCGCGGAAGCCACCGGTCTCGAAGGCGATGTGCTGGGCCGCGTCGGCGCGGACGACGCTCTGCGCGACGGGGCCCGCGCCGAGCGTGATGAGCGCGCTGGTGCCTCGGAAGATCCCTTCGTTCGGGACGGCGAGCGCGGCGGTGAAGCCGAAAGCTCGCTGCCGCTCGAGGTCGTTGTCGGTCAGGGCGAGCTGGTCGAGGGCGCGCTTCTCGGGGTGGACGCGGGAGATGGGGTGGCCGGCCCCCGCCGGGGTCTCGGTTCTCGCGGCGCGAGGGGCTGCGCCCGGGGCCGCTGCGGTCTCGGGCTGGCGGAGGCCGATGTCGGAGCAGGCGTCGATGAAGCCGGCGTGGACGGTCTTCCCCTTCGCGTCGACGACGACGGCGTCGTCGGGGGTTTTCACGTCGGCGCCGACCGCTTCGATGGTCCCGTCGCGCAGGACGACGGTGGCGTTGTCGATGACATGGCCCGGAGAGACGACGACGCGCCCTCCGGTCAGCGCGTAGACGCGCGGGCGGTCCGCGCGCGTCTCGGCGACACCGGCCAGCACGACGATGGCCATCGCGGCCAGCGCGAGGCCCGGCGCGCGCAGTCTTCCCCTCGTTCGATCCCCCGAGTGAGGCATTCCCCCTCCGTTGCGAGCGCGGTCAGGCGCCGCCGGTTCCTGTTGGATGAGCGGGACATGTTATCCGCGCGCGGAGGGATGGGGCAATCCGGAGCGCCGGGGCTTGCCTGTTCCCCGACCGCAGAGCTTCGGGTATCCTCGCCGCGTCATGGAACCGAGCCGAAGGCCGCGATGGAATCGAGCCAGGCGCCGGGAGGCCGTGGTCCTCGTGGCCGCCCTCGCGCTCACGTCGATGCCTCCCCCCGCCGTCTCGCAGACGGAGGACGGCTCGGACCCCGCCGTGGCGGTCCCGCTCGTCGAGACGACGAGCGTCACGCTCACGCTCTTCGACGTGGAGGCGGTCGGCAAGAACGGGCGGCCGATGCGCGGGCTCAAGAAGAAGGACTTCGTCGTCCGGCTCGACGGGAGGCTCTGGCCGATCTACAGCGTCGATGATTCGTGCGCGTGCCAGGATTCGGCGCCGGGCGACGCGACGACGGTCGCTCATGCGGGGAGCGCCCCCGAGCTGCAGAAGACCGGCGCGCCGGCGGCGCCGGCCTCCCCGCCCGGCGAGTTCGTCATCTACATCGATTTCAGCCAGCTTCAGCTCGACGGGCGCGCGCGCGTAAGGAGCGAGGTCACCCGGTGGATCCGCGAGACGATGGGACCGGGGGACCAGGTCATGATCGAGGGCTACTCGAGCTCGGACGGCCTTCGCGAGATCCGCGCCTTCACCGGCGACAGGGCGTCGCTGGTCGCCGCGATCGACCGGGCCTACGCCGACCGGTCGCTGCTCGACGAGTTCCCCGATCTGCTGGAATCGCGCGTCGAGGAGTGCCGCCACTACCCCCGCGTCTGCCCCGGCTACGCCATGGAGGAGTTCGAGCACGGGCGCCGGTCTCTGAACGTGCTGAAGAAGTTCCTCGACCGGTTCGACGACAGGTCCGGCCGCCGGACTCTCCTCTTCTTCCAGCAGAACGGCGCGATGTCCCCGGGGCGATTCTACGGCCGGGAGACGCCCACCCAGTACGCCGACCTCGAGGAGGTCGCCGCCTCCGCCTCCTCGGCCCATACGGTCGTGTACCCCATCAACGCCGCCCCGCTCCCCGTCGGCGTGGGACTGGACAGCGTCACCGAGATTCTCGAGGAGGAGACGCTCGCGATGGCGTCGCCCCTCGCGGATTTCACCGGAGGGAAGTACAACAAAGGCCCGGGCGATCTGTCGCGGCTCACCGACGAGGCGGCGCGCGGATGCCGGTGTCTCTACAGGATCGCGCTGCGCCCCCCCGAAAAGCAGGGCCGCCGCATCTACGACGTGAAGATCACGGCTGCAGGCGTGAGCCTCCCCCACGCCTACCGCGTGAGGTTTCTTGGCGATGCGGATCGGTGGATGGCGAACGCGCAGGCGGTTCTGTTGAACCCGGGAGAGGCTCGGGACGTCGAGGTCGGGGCGGCGATCGTCCCGAGGAGCGCGTCCGCCAGGGGATGGGACGCCGACGTCGAGGTCTCCGTCGCGCTCGACTCCCTCGCCCTCATTCCGGGGGCTCTCGGGCAGGTGGGGACGTACGAGGTCGGCGCGCTGATGAGCCGGCTCGACGGGAACGAGAGATGGGAGCTCCTGGGAAACTACAAGGTGAGCCGCGATCGCGAGGGGGAGACGGGCCGGGTGGCGCTGCACCGGAGGACGATCACGCGACTCAGGCCCGGGCGCTACCGCCTGGCCGCGTTCGCGCGCGATCGCACGGTGAACCTGTTCGGGGGCGCCGAGGGGCTCGTCGATCTTCCGGAGCCAGCGAAACCGGGGTCGGCCGGCCCCGTGGTGATGCGCGCGTCACGGCGCACGATCGTCGCCGCGCTCCCGCTCAGCGGCGAGACGAAGGCCGAAATCGCGGGGGCGGGGACGGGCGAGGAGGGATCGATCCCAGCAGGCGTCGGGATGATCGCACGGGGGGAGCCTCTGAGCCTCGAGACCTGGATCTGCTCCGGCGGCGAACATCCGCCTGCGAGCGCTGTCCGGTACGTCTCGCGGAAGGAGATCCCGATCTTCAGGTTCGAGAGCACCGAGCCGGCGCCGACGGGAAGGTGCCTGCACTTCAGCGATCGCGTCGACACGTCGAGCATCGAGGC includes the following:
- a CDS encoding amidohydrolase family protein; amino-acid sequence: MPHSGDRTRGRLRAPGLALAAMAIVVLAGVAETRADRPRVYALTGGRVVVSPGHVIDNATVVLRDGTIEAVGADVKTPDDAVVVDAKGKTVHAGFIDACSDIGLRQPETAAAPGAAPRAARTETPAGAGHPISRVHPEKRALDQLALTDNDLERQRAFGFTAALAVPNEGIFRGTSALITLGAGPVAQSVVRADAAQHIAFETGGFRGGYPGSLMGVIAVIRQGLEDAKRHDVWQARYDADPKGMKRPDTVTAYAPLALAASARIPVVFDATTPANVLRALSLAKEFNLDAMVVGSGADAEVLDGIKAFGRPVIVSMAFPDKPEIDDADEALDATNETLRRYVSARADAGRLAAAGVPIAIGTCRMKNLAEFPDHLRKAIEAGLTEDAALAALTVNPAKLYGVDRSMGTIEAGKAADVVMEDGPLFGEKTKPSRVYIDGVEYVVEQKKLKGDPNAKVDPRGTWSVTVSFGSVTVVRTWTIGGKEGAYEGTAETREGTVTFQSMTLLGNELKIEQPSSRGNGMVHIDVVITGESFEGEGESSSGPSFTLKGTRTSGPNGGAL
- a CDS encoding amidohydrolase family protein, yielding MSRRILIALFALALAALSIPVPMAADAAKPPSTVLIQGGTVWTMSKAGILARADLLIRDGKIARIAERIDAPPGSLVVDATGKHVTPGLIDAHSHTAVDGGINEGSNNITAEVRIADVLDGTDVAVYRELAGGLTTANVLHGSANSIGGQNAVIKLRWGSPAADLIFQAAPPGVKFALGENPKRSNFQPDRGESPRYPATRMGVEASIRKAFLAARDYKKEWADYSALPEKDRQHREPPRKDLQNEALVEILDGKRLVHAHCYRQDEILMLIRLAEEFGFRIATFQHVLEGYKVADEIAAHGAGGSTFSDWWAYKQEAWDAIPYNGALMTKRGVLVSYNSDSNELARRLNLEAAKSIKYGGLTEEEALALVTINPARQLHVDRWTGSLEAGKDADVAIWSGHPLSTYTVCEQTWVDGVRRFDRAADVAARDQREKDRAALIDAVKNADRPKPAAVAREEKKEEKKVDEAKPAAATKAAPAAKPLPYRMPEGVTSVIALTGATIHPVIGPDIPNGTIVIKAGRIAAVGSGVAIPGGAEIVKLDGLHVYPGLIDADTVVGLTEVGSVKGSDDVSETGSNNADVRTDLAVFPDSELIPVTRANGVTQVLTVPSGGLISGTSSLTRLDGWTWEELSAASPVALHIQYPVWRARSRFDFGPPVSRDDAKKDREKKLKELREAFAAARAYKLAKAAGHLHEADPVLEAMLPALDGSIPVVVHAGEIRQIKDALKWSSEEGLRMILAGGEDAWRVAADLKAANVPVILGPLLDVPDRDDEAYDVRFTSARALHDAGVAFCISGGGGSFNAANTRNLPYHAAMAAAFGLPRDEALKAVTLYPARILGVERDLGSIEAGKSASLIVTTGDPLEIRTEVKRVYIDGRSVDLMNKHLRLYQKFSARPRRAAK